GCTCGATGCTCATATTTTCGGGGGGATCTGGGCTGAGATTCAAGGTACTTTTTTCCTTGCGGTCGGTGCAATGCTGTTTGCCTTTCCTCTTGGGGTGATCGCTGCGATATATTTTACGGAATATGCCAAGGATAACTTTTTTACCAGTATTCTTCGCAGTGCCAACAGTACACTCGCCGGTGTTCCGAGCATTGTTTTCGGTCTTTTCGGCCTTGCGTTTTTTATCAATACCATGAAAGTTTCCGAGTCGAAAAGTGTTCTTGCAGGTTCACTGACACTTGCGATTATGATTCTACCGACAATTATCAGAGCTGCTGAAGAGGCGATTCTGGCGGTACCGAAAACCTATAAGGAAGCATCTCTTGGACTTGGTTCGACGAAGTGGAGAACTATTGTAACCGTTATCCTGCCTGCGGCTTTACCCGGGATCATAACCGGAGGCATCATCAGCCTTGGACGTGCAGCAGGAGAAACCGCTCCGATAATTTTCACTGCAGCGGTCAGTGTCGGCGCGACAATAGGGCTTGGCGATGTGTTCAATTCACCTACGCCGGCCCTTTCATGGAACATTTATAATCTTGCCAGTGAACATGAGGCAGCCAATGAGATTCGCCATGTACAGTATGGCATGGTGCTTGCGCTCATATCGATCGTGCTTTTGCTGAATTTATCGGCTATATTGCTGAGAGCCCGGATTTCTCAAAAATTAAAAGGTTAAAAAGTAATGCAGATGACCGCAGAAGAAAGAGAGGTAAACAAGGTCGCAGCCAAAAGTGGAGCGAACCGGGAAATTTTTCTTCCTCCTGAAAGAGAGAGGGTCAAGGATGGAGGAAAGCCTCATGTCAGTGCAAAGAATTTCTCGATTTTCTACGGGAACTTTGAGGCGGTAAAAAAGGTCAATGCCGATATTCTATCGAAGTACGTCACTGCTATTATCGGGCCCAGCGGTTGTGGAAAGAGCACGTTTTTACGTGCAATAAACCGTATGAACGATCTCATCCCTTCCTGTTATACAACCGGAACGCTTATGTTTGACGGCGAGGATGTGTATGGCAGGTATACCGATGAAGTCCAGCTCAGGAAGAAAATCGGAATGGTTTTCCAGAAACCGAATCCTTTTCCGAAGTCAATTTTTGACAACATCGCTTACGGACCTCGACTTCATGGCGTGAAAGATAAAAAAATGCTCGAGGAAGTCGTTGAGAAAAGCCTTCGTAAAGCGGCTTTGTGGGATGAAGTGAAGGATCGTCTCGACAGGAACGCTCTCGGGTTGAGCGGAGGTCAGCAGCAGCGTTTATGTGTTGCCCGTACCCTTGCGGTTGAGCCGGAAATACTTTTGCTCGATGAACCTACATCGGCTCTGGACCCCAAGGCAACGGCTAAAATAGAAGATCTTATCGAGGAATTACGGGGCAGTTATACTATACTTATCGTGACTCATAACATGCAACAGGCGTCGCGTGTCTCCGATTACACCATGTTTTATTATGAAGGTGATCTTGTAGAATATGCCCCGACCAAACAGCTTTTTACCAATCCAAGAGATCAGGTGACCGAGGATTACATCACCGGAAGGTTCAGCTGAACACAAAAAAATAACTCTTATGGCGGACAGACCCGTTCACGAGCACATAAAGGATTTATCCAACTCTTTGGTTATCCTTTCCGACAAGGTTCTGAAAAACTTTTCGGGAGCGATGGCGGCTTTGTTGAGCAGCGACCTGGAAGGGGGGGATCATATTAAGCTTGCTGATGGTGAAATCGATGCCTCGGAAGTCAGGCTCGAAGAACAATGTCTTGTTTTTCTGGCGCTTCAACAGCCGGTGGCAAGGGATCTGAGAACTATCATCACTATCCTGAAGATCAATACGGATCTTGAAAGAATCGGCGATCTGGCCGTGCATATTTCCGAAAGAGTCCCTGAAATCGATCAGGCGTTTCTCAGAGATTTTCATTTTGAAAAGATGGGAGACCTGGCAAAAGAGATGGTTCAGAAGTCTATACAGGCTTTTGTCAACAAGGACCGCCAGCTTGCCGAAGAGGTTTGTGATATGGATGAAAAGCTCGATGCAATCCATCGGGCAGTATTTAAAAAGGTATCTGCAGAAATACGGCATGCGGAGGCCGATGCTACACAGTATATCGTCGCGATGAGCATTTCACGATACATTGAAAGAATCGGTGATCATGCAACCAGAATTGCAAGAGAAGTTCTCTATCTCATCACTGGCGAGATTATCCGTCATACTGAAAGTTCCTTCGAAAAGCTTATCCAGTCTTTGAAAGATTAGACTTGGTATTCAGAGCCCGGCATCATCTTGATCTTTGGTGTCGGGTTTTATTTTTTTCTTGCAATTGACCCTTTTACTCAACTAAATTGTCACCACTTGGATTGAGCTTTCAACTTATGCTCGATACATTCATGTTGTGTTGTCCGATGAAATTGCTCCTGGAGATTGATGTGGTCAGAAACCGTTTCTTCAGCAGAGGTTCTGGAGTAGTTTCGTTATCTCTTTACAAACAGCTTAGCTTACACTGAAACAATGAAACTTTTCGGGAAAAAAAGTGCCGAGGGTGGTGGCGCAAAAAAGGGAATAGAAAAAGTTGCCCGTCCAGATGCTTTTACAATCAAGATCGATCCGGTCAAGTTCAGACTTGCGACAAAACCCGAAGGTCCGGTTCATGAGCAGCTTGAGACACTGAAGCAGAAGCTGACAAAACTTTCCTCAAATGTCGAGAACAATCTGATGCTCGTTATCCGTGCATCGACCAAGAAAAACAGCGATCTTGCACAATCGGCGTTCGAGTTTGACAAGGAGTATATTCAGAAAGGTAAGTTTGAGGTGGAGTATCTTTGTTTGGCTTACAGTTGTTTCCAGGATCTTGGTGAAGAAAACAAGAAAGTGGTCGATACGGCTCGTGAAATTATGCAGAAACTGGAAGTTATCGGTCAATATGCGCTGAATATTGCGGACAAGACCGAGTATATCCAGTTGGCAAACGTCGAAGTTCTGCACAAAGACGAGTATGATCTCAAGCCTATGGGAGATATAACAGCCGAGATGATCAAAAAAGCCGTTGAAGCTTTTGCCAGTGGAAACAGTAAGCACGCTTCCGAAACTCTCGATATGATGAAAGAGATCGATGAGATTTACGAAAAGGCGGTTACAAAACTCAGCGCTGAAGTGACTGACCAGAACATCACAAATTCCACAGGGATTCTCTCTGTTGTCGAACATGTGAAAATGTCGGCAGATATATCGTGCGATATATCCCGCATGCTTTTGTAAGGCAAATAAAAACCTCAATATCATCGCCAGATCCGGTTACACCCGGATCTGCACAAGCTTCATATTTCGTTTATTCTCCTTTTCCCCAACATGATTCCGCGGGTTTTCCTTATCTTCCTTCATCGCTCTATCACGCATATTTTTTGACCATGAACCGGTTTAAAGAGAATTTCCCTGTCCTTGTTACAGCCCGTCTGGTCCTGGCTTTTTCGTGGATATACCAGGGGATGGTGCCCAAGATTATCTGTCAAAGTCCCGGAGAGATAGAGCTTTTAGAGCATATTGTCAAAGTTCATGAACTGGCCTGTACAATGGTGATCTGGATGGGATACGGCGAGGTGTTGTTCGGATTTCTTCTTCTGTTTACCTCCCGCAGTTGGGTCTTCCTGCTGAATATTTTAGCTTTAGCCGTTCTTCTGATCTACGTTGCCGTTTTTCAGCCTGAACTTTTTACATTGCCGTTCAATCCGTTGATTCTCAATGTATCTCTTATCGGTATGTCCCTGATAGCTTACGATGAACTCAGAAAAAACAACTATCGTGCAGAGCGTTGATAAAAACAGGATGGCCATTGAACCAGCTACGATTGTAAGGATATACCTTTCGGCATCTGTTTTCATCATTGCCTTTGCTGCCTTTCTTGGTGCTGCCGGTGCATGGACGGAAAGCACTTTTCTCAATACGGTTCATCCTTATGTTTTTTTTATAGGTTTCGGTAATCTTGCGATTCTTATTCTTAACCGTTATTTGATTTCTGCAGTCTATCCGGAGCTTGAGGTCGATCCTGAGAAGCAGATGCGTTACATCTACGGTGTGCTGTTTTCCCTGTTTTTGATTTTTCTGGCAGTGTACTTGAAATGGCCGCTTCTTAAGGCTTTTGTCGGTCTGTTTCTGCTTTTCATCGTCACCATTGCCGCGAAGGAAATTTTTACAACCCTTTCTATAGCAAAGATCTGGCATGAGGTATCTGTTCGATACTATATTTTTGATGTGCTTTTTTTGTTTGTTGCCAACCTCGGGCTTTTTGCTTTGGGAGTCAAAGAAGCATTTCCTGAGTCAGGCATCGTTCCTTTTTTTGTGACCCAGTCAACCTATTTTCTGGGTTCTTCGTTTCCTTTGAGCATTAGTGTCATGGGGTTTCTCTATACCTATGTTTGGCGCCGTTCATCCGGCAAGGAATTGATCAGAAATCTTTTCAGTATCTGGTCATACATTTTCGTTGGCGGTGTTTTGGTATTTCTCATTGCAATC
This genomic window from Prosthecochloris marina contains:
- the phoU gene encoding phosphate signaling complex protein PhoU, giving the protein MADRPVHEHIKDLSNSLVILSDKVLKNFSGAMAALLSSDLEGGDHIKLADGEIDASEVRLEEQCLVFLALQQPVARDLRTIITILKINTDLERIGDLAVHISERVPEIDQAFLRDFHFEKMGDLAKEMVQKSIQAFVNKDRQLAEEVCDMDEKLDAIHRAVFKKVSAEIRHAEADATQYIVAMSISRYIERIGDHATRIAREVLYLITGEIIRHTESSFEKLIQSLKD
- a CDS encoding phosphate signaling complex PhoU family protein, whose protein sequence is MKLFGKKSAEGGGAKKGIEKVARPDAFTIKIDPVKFRLATKPEGPVHEQLETLKQKLTKLSSNVENNLMLVIRASTKKNSDLAQSAFEFDKEYIQKGKFEVEYLCLAYSCFQDLGEENKKVVDTAREIMQKLEVIGQYALNIADKTEYIQLANVEVLHKDEYDLKPMGDITAEMIKKAVEAFASGNSKHASETLDMMKEIDEIYEKAVTKLSAEVTDQNITNSTGILSVVEHVKMSADISCDISRMLL
- the pstA gene encoding phosphate ABC transporter permease PstA produces the protein MDLGTRKILDRSFTAVGVTSILLMAIALLVVIVPIFSKGAGAIFFKGTIEHRKLQYNEFRKGNPDVLQQQITETDSYRNKAFSIIEAFEAEMEGMEPGEKKKEYTSQYTSVRKILAHLLGPLPGDMEPILLRYQYGATRWEKAEEALHDLMFVTKWDYSDPTKMATQYFVPRADEFAGTALADLFPYMENNLEKMLLPEQTFYWGFITERSLDAHIFGGIWAEIQGTFFLAVGAMLFAFPLGVIAAIYFTEYAKDNFFTSILRSANSTLAGVPSIVFGLFGLAFFINTMKVSESKSVLAGSLTLAIMILPTIIRAAEEAILAVPKTYKEASLGLGSTKWRTIVTVILPAALPGIITGGIISLGRAAGETAPIIFTAAVSVGATIGLGDVFNSPTPALSWNIYNLASEHEAANEIRHVQYGMVLALISIVLLLNLSAILLRARISQKLKG
- the pstB gene encoding phosphate ABC transporter ATP-binding protein PstB, translating into MQMTAEEREVNKVAAKSGANREIFLPPERERVKDGGKPHVSAKNFSIFYGNFEAVKKVNADILSKYVTAIIGPSGCGKSTFLRAINRMNDLIPSCYTTGTLMFDGEDVYGRYTDEVQLRKKIGMVFQKPNPFPKSIFDNIAYGPRLHGVKDKKMLEEVVEKSLRKAALWDEVKDRLDRNALGLSGGQQQRLCVARTLAVEPEILLLDEPTSALDPKATAKIEDLIEELRGSYTILIVTHNMQQASRVSDYTMFYYEGDLVEYAPTKQLFTNPRDQVTEDYITGRFS
- a CDS encoding DoxX-like family protein, coding for MNRFKENFPVLVTARLVLAFSWIYQGMVPKIICQSPGEIELLEHIVKVHELACTMVIWMGYGEVLFGFLLLFTSRSWVFLLNILALAVLLIYVAVFQPELFTLPFNPLILNVSLIGMSLIAYDELRKNNYRAER